From Roseateles sp. SL47:
TGGTGGAAAGCCGGTTCCTCCCCTTGCCCTCCGCCCAGCGTCTGCTCAGCGTGCTGGGGCTGCTGGTGATGTTGCTGGCCTGGCTGTTCCCCGGCGAATATCGCCCCCAGGCCGGTTCCGCTCTGGCGCCCCTGCATTGGGCGATGGGCCTGGCGTCCTACGGCCTGTGCGGCGTGGCGGTGATGCATGCGGTGATGCTCAACCGGGCCGAGCGGCAAATGCGCGCCCAGAAAGGGCAGGGCGGCCCGATGCTCGCCACGCCGCTGCTCCGCCTGGAACGGCTCACCTTCCAGTTTGTGGGCGCGGGGGTGGTGGTGCTGTCCCTGGCCCTGCTGCTGGGATGGGCCTTCAGCCCCATCTGGCGCTGGGACCACAAAACCCTTTTTGCGGTGATGGGCTGGATGGTGCTGACCGGCCTGCTGACCGGACGGCGCGTGTTTGGATGGCGCGGGCGCCGGGCCACGCGGTGGCTGTATTTCGGTGCGGGGCTGCTGCTGTTGTCCTATGCGGGTTCCCGCTTCGTGCTGGAAGTGATCCTGCAACGCACCTGGTGATCGGACGCCTGTGATGAAACTGCTGTTCTGGGTGCTGGTCCTGGCGCTGTTCTTCTTTGTGCTGGGCTTCAAGCGCGGGCGGCCGGACCGTTCCACGGCCCCACCCGCCCCATCACCGTCGCAGCGGCCAGTGGCCGCCCCTGCGGCCGAGCCGCCGCCGGAAGACATGGTGTCGTGCGCCGAATGCGGGACCCATCTGCCCATCAGCGAATCGCTGCCCGGCCGCGGAGGTCACTTCTGCTGCGCGGACCATCGCGTCCGTTTCGAGGCTCGGTTGGGCTGAGCCCCGGCGCACACCGACATGCCGTTTTCCGACACCACCTCGCGCGCCGCCGGCATCAGCACCATCCAGCGCCTCTACCGCGCCTTCATGGGGGCGCGTGCAACCTTGAGCCTGGCCCTGCTGGCCACCCAGTCGCTGGCCAGCCTGATGGGCGCACGTCCCAACAGCTGGGCTGCCTGGCTGTCGCTGGTGTATGGGGTGCAGGCGGTGCTGGCCTGGATCCTGCCCCGCTGGTTTGGTGGCGGCAGCTGGCCACCGACCCCCGACCGCCAATCGCTGAGCTGGCGGCAGATCGTCCTGAGCATCGGCGTGGACCTGGTGCTTTTCAGCCTGCTGCAATGGCTGGACCCGGGGGGGCTCAGTTACGGCGCGCTACTGTTCATGCCGGTGCTGATGGCGGGCGCGCTGTTGCCCCGCCTGCCGGCGCTGGCCTGTGCCGCCTTGGCCAGCCTTCAGTTGCTGGCCGTGGCCGTCTGGGCCGTGATGCTCGGGCTGGACGGGGGGCTTCGCATCAGCCAGGGCGGCTTGTTCGGCGTCGGTCTGTTTGTGGTGTCCTTGCTGGCGAACGAACTGGCCAGCCGCCTGGCGCGCGAAGAACGTGCCGCGCGGGGCAGCCTGGAATATGCCCGGCAGCAGGCCGATCTCAATCGCCTGGTGATTGAAGAAATGGATGAGGGCGTGCTGGTGGCGGACCGTCGTGGCCTGGTGCGCACCGCCAACCCCGCCGCCCGTGCGCTGCTGGCGGAAGGCGCCACGCTGCGCCCCGGCCCCTTCCGCCTGGACACCACACCCACCTGGGCACCTTTGCTGCGTGCGCTCACCCAGGCCTACAGCGAACACAGCTGGCCCGATGCGGGCCGCGATGTGCTGCTGGACTTCGGCGGCGGGTTGCAGCGCTCCTTGCATGTCCGCATGCGCTTCACGCTGCGGCCGCTGGATGGTGATGACCTGTGTGTGCTGTTCATCGAGGACAACCGCCATCTCGAAGCCCGCAACCGCCAGGAGAAACTGGCGGCGATGGGGCGTGTGTCGGCCGGCATCGCGCATGAAATCCGCAATCCGCTCACCGCCATTGCCCAGGCCAACGCGCTGCTGGAAGAAGACTGCGCCGGCCAGCCGCGTCTGGAGCAACTGACCCGCATGGTGGCCAGCAATGTGGAGCGGCTCAAACGCATCGTGGATGACGTCATGGAAGTCGCACCGGGCATCACCTCCGCCTCACAGATGCTGTTGCTGGCACCGCTGGTGCGTGAATATTGCGCGGACTGGGCCGCCACGCAGCGTCTGCCCAAGGACGACAGCAGCCCGTTGCGGATCGACATCGCCCCGGAAGATGCAGCGGTGAGTTTCGACCCCGAGCATCTGCGCCGCATCCTCATCAACCTGCTGGACAACGGCCTGCGCCATGCGCGGCCGGCCCCGGCGGCGGTGCGGGTGGAAGTGGCGGCCGAGGGCCCGGAATGGATCCGACTGTCGGTCCTGAGCGACGCCGACCCCATCCCCGCCGAGGTAGAACGACACTTGTTCGAACCATTCTTTTCAACCCGAAGCCGGGGAACCGGCCTGGGCCTGTACATTTGCCGGGAACTCTGCGAGCGTTATGGCGGGCGGATCGACTATCACCGCCTGGATGCCCAGCACATGAACGAATTCCGCCTGCTGCTGCCGCGCCTCGCCTCCTCTCCTGTCCAAGAAACTGTTCATGAGCGCTGATTCCCGACTGCTGGTGGTCGATGACGAACCCGACCTGCGCACCCTCTATGAGATGACGCTGCTGCGTGAGGGCTTCGCGCTGGACAGCGCCGGCACCGTGGAAGATGCGCTGGCCCATCTGGAGGCCCGCCGCTACGACGCGGTCATCACCGACATGCGCCTGCCTGACGGCACCGGCCTGGATGTGTTGCGCTGGCTGGAGCAGCGCGGCCGCAGCGAGCGCGCCATCGTCATCACCGCTTACGGCTCGCCGGAAAATGCGGTGGAAGCCTTGAAGGCCGGCGCCTACGACTATCTGACCAAACCCGTGGACCTGCGCCAGTTCCGCATGGTGGTGGCTTCCGCGCTGGGCCGTGTGCCGCGGCCGGAATCTTCCGCCTCGACCCTGGCCGCACGGGCTCCGCAAGCGGCCAGCCCAGCCCCGGTGGCGGGCGCTGGCATCGCACCCAGCGCACCGTCGGCAGCTGCGCCCACCATGTTTGGCGGCCGGTCGCTATCGCCGGGCCCGGTGTCACCCCCCTCCGCGTCGGACAACGACGCCCCCACCGTCACGCCCATGGGGGCGGCCATGGTGGAAGCTTCGCGCAAGGCGGCGGTGCCGCGCGGGCGGGTGGCCGCTGCCGGTCCGGTGTCGGCGCTGGAGCGTTTGGTGGGTGATTCCGCCGCCATGCGCCAGGTGCGGGAACTGATCGAGAAGGTGGCGCGCAGCATGGCGCCGGTGCTGCTCAATGGTGAGTCCGGCACCGGCAAGGAACTGGTGGCTCGCGCCATCCATGATGTGAGCGCCCGCCGCCCGCAGCCCTTCATCGCGGTGAACTGCGGTGCCATTCCCGAGCAGCTGCTGGAAGCGGAATTCTTCGGCTACCGCAAGGGCGCCTTCACGGGCGCCACTGAAGACCGCGAAGGCTTCTTCCAGGCGGCCCAGGGCGGCACGCTGTTCCTCGACGAAATCGGCGACCTGCCGCTGGCCATGCAGTCCAAGCTGCTGCGGGCCTTGCAGGAACGCTCGGTGAGGCCCGTGGGCGCAGTGGCGGAAATGCCGGTCAATGTCCGTCTGCTCAGTGCCACCCACAAGGACCTGGCGGCCGAAGTGCTGGGCGGCCGCTTCCGGCAGGATTTGTATTACCGCCTGAACGTCATCCAGATCCGTGTGCCGCCGCTGCGCGAGCGCATGGAAGATTTGGCCCCGATCAGCGCACGAGTGCTGGAGCGCATCGCCACCGACGCGGGCGTGGACGCGGTTCCGCAACTGACCGCGCAGGCCCTGGCGGTCCTGGGTCGTTACAGCTTCCCGGGCAACGTGCGCGAGCTGGAGAACCTGCTGCACCGGGCACTCGCCCTCTCCGGCGGTGATGGCATCGACGTGGCGGACCTCGGCCTGCCCGACACACTGCTTGAAGCCGAAGAAGTGCCGGACCTTGTGGTGGACGCGGCCGACGCGGTGCAAGGCGTCCCCTTGCCGGCCGAAGCGATCGGCCAGGCGCCGCTGCCTTCGGATCTGGCCGCCTATCTCGACGAGGTGGAAAAGCGACTGCTGCTGCGCGCGCTGGAGCAGTACCGCAACAACCGGACGGCTGCGGGCGCGAGCCTGGGCTTGTCGCTGCGGCAGATGCGGTACCGCATGGCCCGGTTGGGCATCTCGCTCGGCGGCGACGAAAGCTGATGCTTGTGCGGCAGGCGGGCGCCTCTCTCTGACCGCATACCGCCCGCCTGTTGTTACTGCGGGAAGGCCCTACATGGGGCTTGTCCTGATCAGTTGTGACAAGGCTGCAGTGTCGCCGGATAGCCCCATCGAATCAGCCCCGCGCCAAGCCTTGTTTTGATGCGTGTTTGCGGCCATTTCGGCGCTGCAGGCCGCGCCAATCCTGGGGCTCCGACATCGATCACCGAATCCATCGGCGATGTGCGGGGACAGGGCTTTTAAGCCTCATCATGCCCAGGTCGATGGAACTCCTTTGACGCTATCGGTAGTTGCTTGAAGGTGGGCGACACCCTAGATATAGTGTCCAGCATGCTATCCTGCTGACTTCGCAAAACCGCGATGAACGCCTCCTCCACCGTCTTGTTGATGCCCCCGCGCTGCACGCGCGCTGGCCTTGCAGCGGTGTCGGGATACGGGGCGGGACACCACATCAAACATCACCCCAAAACTTGAGACGTCGGCCCGGTCGGGTTGCCCGGGCACGGCGTTGCTTTTTGTTTTTTCGAACCAGAACAGACGAGGATCCCATGCAGACAGTCGCCGTCACACCGACCGCCGAAGCGGGCCTGGCGCAGACTCCCCGCGAGTCCGCCCCGATCGCCGCCGGCAGCTACCAGGCTTACCAGATCATTCGCCGCAACGGTGCGGTGGTGCACTTTGAGCCGAGCAAGGTGGCGGTGGCCATGATGAAGGCCTTCCTGGCGGTGCACGGCACCAGCGGTGCGGCTTCGGCCAGCGTGCGCGAGACCGTGGATGCCCTGACCGAAGCCGTGGTGCGTGCGCTGGTGCGCTCGCGTCCGGGCGGCGGCACCTTCCATATTGAAGACGTGCAGGACCATGTGGAACTGGCGCTGATGCGCGGTGGGCACCATGAGGTGGCCCGTGCTTATGTGCTGTACCGCGAACGTCGTTCGCTGGAGCGCAAGCATCAGAGCGAAGTACAGCAGGCCGCTGTGCTGGAGTCCGGCATCAGCGTGACCGAAAACGGCGCCCGCGTGCCGCTCGACCTGAACAAGCTGTCGGCCCTGATCGTGTCCAGCTGTGAAGGTCTGGGCGACGACGTCAAGCCCGAGCCGATCCTGGCCGAGACCAAGCGCAACCTGTACGACGGCGTCCCGATGGACGAAGTGCACAAGGCCGCCATCCTGGCCGCCCGCACGCTGATCGAAAAGGATCCCGGCTACACCCGCGCCACCGCCCGTCTGCTGCTGCATACGATCCGCAAGGAAATCCTGGGCGAGGAAGTGACGCAGGCCGAAATGGCCAGCCGTTACGCTGACTATTTCCCGAGCTTCATCAAGAAGGGCGTGCAGGCCGAACTGCTGGACGAGCGTCTGCAGCAATACGACCTGGCCAGGCTGGGCGCCGCCCTGAAGGCCGAGCGCGACTTCCAGTTCGACTACCTGGGCCTGCAGACCCTGTTCGACCGCTACTTCCTGCATGTGGACGGCACCCGCATCGAAATGCCGCAGGCCTTCTTCATGCGCGTGGCCATGGGCCTGGCGCTGAACGAGATCGACCGCGAAGCCCGCGCCATCGAGTTCTATGAAGTGCTGTCGAGCTTCGACTTCATGTCCAGCACCCCGACGCTGTTCAATTCCGGCACCCGGCGTTCGCAGCTGTCCAGCTGCTACCTGACCACGGTGGCCGACGACCTGGACGGCATCTACGAAGCGTTGAAGGAAAACGCGCTGCTGTCGAAGTTCGCCGGTGGCCTGGGTAACGACTGGACGCCGGTGCGTGCGCTGGGTTCCCACATCAAGGGCACCAACGGCAAGAGCCAGGGCGTGGTTCCTTTCCTGAAGGTAGTCAACGACACCGCCGTTGCGGTGAACCAGGGCGGCAAGCGCAAGGGCGCTGTCTGCGCCTATCTGGAAACGTGGCACCTGGACATCGAAGAGTTCCTGGAACTGCGCAAGAACACCGGTGACGACCGTCGTCGTACCCACGACATGAACACGGCGAACTGGATTCCCGACCTGTTCATGAAGCGTGTGATTGAAGGCGGCGACTGGACCCTGTTCAGCCCTTCCACCTGCCCGGACCTGCACGACCTGTTCGGCCAGGCCTTCGAAACGGCCTATGTCGCCTACGAGGCCAAGGCCGACCGTGGCGAGATCAAGCTCTTCAAGCGCATGCAGGCCCGTGACCTGTGGCGCAAGATGCTGACGATGCTGTTCGAAACCGGCCATCCCTGGATCACGTTCAAGGACGCCTGCAACGTGCGCTCGCCGCAGCAGCATGTGGGCGTGGTGCACTCGTCCAACCTCTGCACCGAGATCACGCTGAACACCAACGACAACGAAATCGCGGTGTGCAACCTGGGTTCGGTCAACCTGGCGCAGCATCTGAAGGACGGCGAGATCGACCAGGTCAAGCTGAAGAAGACGGTGTCTACCGCCATGCGGATGCTGGACAACGTCATCGACATCAACTACTACGCCGTCAAGAAGGCACGGGATTCCAACCTGCGTCACCGTCCGGTGGGTCTGGGCATCATGGGCTTCCAGGATGCGCTGTATCAGCTGCGCGTGCCCTACGCCTCGCAAGCGGCGGTGGAATTTGCCGACCGTTCGATGGAAGCCGTCTGCTACCACGCCTACTGGGCGTCCACCGACCTGGCTGCCGAGCGGGGCCGCTACAGCAGCTACCGTGGTTCGCTGTGGGACCGCGGCATCCTGCCGATCGACTCGCTGAACCTGCTGGCCGAAGCCCGAGGCGGTTATGTGGATGTGGACCGTTCCGCCACCCTGGACTGGGACAGCCTGCGCGCCAAGATCGCCCGTGACGGCATGCGCAACAGCAATTGCGTGGCCATCGCTCCGACCGCGACCATCTCCAACATCATCGGTGTGGACGCGTCGATCGAGCCTTGCTTCGGCAACCTGTCGGTCAAGTCCAACCTGTCCGGCGAGTTCACCGTGGTGAATGAGTGCCTGGTCCGCGACCTGAAGAAGCTGGGCCTGTGGGACGACGTGATGGTCATGGACCTGAAGCACTTCGACGGTTCCCTGCGCCGCATTGACCGCGTGCCGGATGAGCTCAAGCAGCTCTACGCCACCGCTTTTGAAGTTGACACGGTCTGGCTGGTGGAGGCCGCTGCGCGTCGCCAGAAGTGGATCGACCAGGCGCAGAGCCTGAACATCTACATGGCCGGCGCATCGGGCAAGCGTCTGGACGAGACCTACAAGCTGGCCTGGCAGCGTGGCCTCAAGACGACCTATTACCTGCGCACCATGGGCGCCACACACGCCGAGAAGAGCACGGTGCAAAACGCCGGCCAGCTCAACTCGGTGAGCAGCTCGGTGGGTGGCCTGCATGCGGCGCCGGTCGCTGCTGCGATGGCACCGGTGGCGGTGGCCGCTGTCGAGACCTCGGTCTCGCCGCTGATCGACACCAACACACCGGCCACCGACGTCAAGTTCTGCGCGATTGACGACCCGGGTTGCGAAGCCTGCCAGTAAGCAGTTGTTGAAGGCCTGACAAGTTCAGCAAGGCTGCCGCGAGATGCATGAATCATCTGCGGCAAGCCTTGCCGAAAAACCGGGCCGACGCTCGCGATGCGAGTGTTCATCGATGTTCTCGGCCGTTGTCTGTTTGACGGGAAGCTTCCGAAAGCATCGATGAGCACTTGATGGCAGATCGCCGATCTGCCTTTTCACCGCCATTTCAACGGTGTCTGCGCGCCTCCTCGGAAGCGAAATGCGATGCGGACCAGCAACAGGGAAGTGGCGCTGAAGTCAAGAAGTCCTTTGTGTTTGAACACAACACTCCGATAATCCGCGACGATAGGAAGACCACCATGTTGGTTTGGGAAGAAGACCGTAAACCTTCGAGCAGCGCGCCGGCCTCCGGTGCATCGATTCACGCAGCGACCATGAGCACCATGGACGCCGCGCGTCAGTCCGTCGCTTCGAATGTTCCTTCGAGCGCCGGTACTGCAGCATCGACTGACAGCACCCAGGCCAGCACCCGACGTGTCAACGTCGCGGACAAACGCATCATCAATGGCCAGACCGACGTCAACCAGCTTGTGCCGTTCAAGTACAAGTGGGCGTGGGAGAAGTACCTGGCCACCTGCGCCAATCACTGGATGCCGCAGGAAGTGAACATGTCCCGCGACATCGCCCTCTGGAAAGACCCCAACGGTCTGACCGAGGACGAGCGGCGCATCATCAAGCGCAACCTCGGTTTCTTCGTGACTGCGGATTCGCTGGCGGCCAACAACATCGTGCTGGGCACCTATCGCCACATCACCGCTCCTGAAGCTCGCCAGTTCCTGCTGCGCCAGGCGTTTGAGGAAGCCATCCACACCCACGCGTATCAGTACATCGTGGAGTCGCTGGGCCTGGATGAGAGCGAGATCTTCAACGCCTATCACGAGGTGAAGTCGATCCGCGACAAGGATGAGTTCCTCATCCCTTTCATCGACGCGATCATGGATCCCAACTTCGTCACCGGCACGCTGGAGGCGGACCAGACCTTGCTGAAGTCGCTGATCGTGTTTGCCTGCCTGATGGAAGGCCTGTTCTTCTACGTCGGCTTCACGCAGATTCTGGCGCTGGGCCGCCAGAACAAGATGACCGGCGCCGCCGAGCAGTATCAATACATCCTGCGCGACGAATCCATGCACTGCAACTTCGGCATTGATCTGATCAATCAGATCAAGCTGGAGAATCCGCACCTGTGGACCCCCGAGTTCCGTGCCGACATCAAGCAACTGTTTGAGGAGGCCGTGGAGCTGGAATATCGCTACGCCGAAGACACCATGCCGCGCGGCGTGCTGGGTCTGAATGCAGCGATGTTCAAGGGCTACCTGCGCTATATCGCGAACCGTCGCGCGACTCAAATCGGCCTGGAGGCGCTCTTCCCGAATGAAGAGAACCCCTTCCCGTGGATGAGCGAGATGATCGACTTGAAGAAGGAGCGCAACTTCTTCGAGACCCGCGTGATCGAATACCAATCGGGTGGTGCTCTGTCCTGGGACTGATGAAGTCCAAGGCCGGAGCAACCCCTGAACTGTTGACTGTTTGACTGTAGAAAAGAGATCAAGATTGGCGATGCAATTCACCGACCGACATAGAAGCGGCGGCCTTGCATCGCACCCTGATTCATTGCACCGTGGCGAACTCCCTCGACTCATGGGCAATGAATACCTGCACTGGCAACAACCGGTTGTTGACGGGCAGGGCTATTTCCACTTGATCAAGGAGAACTGAAATGGCAACTGCGAAGAAGGCCGCTCCGGCCAAGAAGGCCGCCCCGGCAAAGAAGGCTGCGGCGAAGAAGGCAGCTCCGGCTGCAAAGAAGGCCGCTCCGGCGAAGAAGGCAGCTCCGGCTGCTAAGAAGGCCGCTCCGGCCAAGAAGGCAGCTCCGGCCGCCAAGAAGGCCGCTCCGGCCAAGAAGGCAGCTGCAGCGAAGAAGGCTGCTCCGGCGAAGAAGGCTGCTGCTGCCAAGAAGGCTGCTCCGGCTGCGAAGAAGGTTGTGGCCAAGAAGGCTGCACCGGCCAAGAAGGCCGCTGCTCCCAAGAAGGCTGCTCCTGCCAAGAAGGCTGCCGCTCCTGCGAAGAAGGCCTCCGCTGCCAAGAAGCCGCCGATCAAGGCTGTTGCCAAGGCTGCCAAGCCGGCCGCTAAGCCTGCTGCGAAGCCGGCTGCCAAGAAGGCCACCGCTGCCAAGCCCGCTGCCAAGGCTTCCAAGCCTGCTGCGAAGCCGGCCGCCAAGAAGGCCTCTGCCAAGAAGGCTGCTGCCAAGCCTGCCGCTGCCCCTGCGCCTGCTGCCGCTGCGAAGCCCGCCGCTGCTCCTGCGCCTGCCGCAAAGACCGCGCTGAGCCCGCAAGCCGCTTGGCCGTTCCCGACGGGCAACAAGCCCTGAGCGACCTGCGCTAAATGAAACCCGGCCTTTGATATAAGGCCGGGTTTTTTTTGCCCCCGGTTTGGCTGGCCTAGGGCCAGCCAAACACGCCCCCCAAGGGGGCTGGGCCGACCTTGGGGCGGCCCGGCGGTCAGCCCCCTCACTCAGTGTGCAGCCCCGCTTGAACGGCGCTTCGCGCGTTCGGCGCGACAGTGTGCCTACAGGAGCGGTGAAGTGATGATTTTGGGGACGGCCCGGCGGTCGGCCTCCTCACTGAGTGTGCAGCCCCGCTTGAACGGCGCTTCGCGCGTTCGGCGCGACAGTGTGCCTACAGGAGCGGTGAAGTGATGATTTTGGGGACGGCCCGGCGGTCGGCCTCCTCACTGAGTGTGCAGCCCCGCTTGAACGACGCTTCGCGTGTTCGGCGCGAAGGCGCCGTCAGGGGTAGAACAGTTCGACGGTGTAGCCGCTGATCTTGGTGTTGCCGCTGTCGAAGACGACTTGCAGTTGTTGGTCTCCGCCAGCAGTGAAGGTCGATGAGGTGGCACGCAATTCCTCGGGGGAAAGCATGCGGCGCACAACGAGTTGGCCGGAGGCATCCGTCAGGCTGAGGTCCAACCAGGGTTGGGCTACGTCCCAGTTGCTGCGGTTGCGCAGACTCAGCGACAGGCGGTAGTGGTTGCCTTCACCCGCCGGATTGAGGCTGCTGCTCTCCACACTCAACGCCTCAATGTGCTGCCAAGGCTTCAGCTCTTGCCCCATGGCCGTGGTCATCTTCAACAGCATCGGACGAGCCACCGGATATTGCGCCGCAATGGCCTCGCGCCCTTGCCAGACGACCTGGCCCCCCACACCCACCAGCAAACCAAGCGCCGCAGTGCCCAGCGTCGCCCGGACCCACGGACGGTGCCAGCGCTGCGCCGATTCAGCCTTGCGCACAAAGCTCGGCATCGCCGCTGCATCCGCAGCCGCCTGCCGCTCCTTGATGCGCGCCTCCGCCTTGGCAGCCTTCTCCGCCGCCTTCCTCGTCTCCAGCGCCAGCTTCTCGGCCTCTTTGGCCGCTCGCGCCGCTTCCTTTTCCGCGTCCCGCGCTTCCTTCTCAGCGTCCTTGGCCGCCTTCTCCGCCGCTTTCTCAGCCGCCTTCTCCGCCGCCTTGGCATCCAGCTTGGCCCGTCGCGCCGTTTCCGCCGCAGCTTTCTCCGCCGCCTTGCGCTCCGCACGCGACAACGGCACTTCACCCGCCGTGGACGGCATCAGCGACGGTTCGCCCGGATCGATCGGCGTATGCACCGGCACCCGCGGATCCAGCGACGGCTCTTGAGACTTCAATTGCGCCGCCGTGGCCGGACTCAGCGCCAACAGCACATCCGGACGATCATCATCCGTCACCGGCGGCGGCAGCTCGTCTTCCTCAAACCGCATGCCTTTCGGTTCGGGTAGATGCGATCGGGGATCCGCCGTCGGCGCCGCCGACAGGAACGGCTCCACTCGCTCTTCGCCATACGACGATTCCAGCGAAGACCCTGGCCCCTGCGCCTGCGAGGACGAAACGCCCGTACGGCTGCGAGGACGGCTGTAATGCCGCGGTGAGGGCAGCAGCGAATCCTCATCGTCATCACCAAAGTCGCCCGGCAGCGGGCGCGACGGCGCAAAGGGATTCAGTTCGTTGTCGTCATTGGCCAACCAGCCACTGTCGCGCGGCGGTTCGATCGGCGCCGGCGGAACTCGGCGGGGTAGGTCGTCAAAGGCCGCTGCCATCGATCGACTGGGAACTGTCGTGGGTGCCTCCGGCCCCTGAGTCGGCGCCGAATTGGGACCCGGACGGGTCGCGTATCCCTGAGCCACCGCATCCATCGGCGCTTGCGGCCGCCCAGACGGCGGCGGCTGATAGGCCGGAGCGGGCGGCTGAGAAGTGGGCGGATAGGGTGCTGGATAGGGCGCTGGATGGGGCGCTTGATAGGGGGGCTGCTGAGAGGGCTGCTGATACGGCGGCTGATAAGGCGCCTGAACCGGTGCCTGAACCGGGGCCTGCATAGGCGACTGCACGGGCGGCGACGGCAACGCCGCCTGGCGTGTTGCCTGGCGGGTTGCCGGCGGCGGGGCCGAGGCCTGCGGGGGCCAGGGCGGCGGGCTGTCCCGCTCCAGATCAAACAGCTGCTCGCGAGCGTCAAACACCTCCGCGCAGCGGCCACAACGCACCCAGCCTTCCGACACACGCAACTGGTCCTGCACCACCCGGAAGATGGTGCCGCAGGTCGTGCAGCGGGTCGCGAGATTCATGGCCGGAATGATGCCAGAAACAGGGTCAGTCCTTGACGCTCGTCTCCGGGCCAAGGCCGTCTGACAAGGCCCTGGAGACGATTTGATGCAATTCGTTCAGGCCGTTAAGAGGCCTTCCACACACTCGTCAGACACGCCGGGCCGTCATCAGGATCCAGCCGTCTTCCCGGTCCGCCACTTCCAGGGCGACATGCGGTGCGTAGGCCGCCTTCAGTTCGTCAGCCTGTCGCTCCAGAATGCCGGCCAGCACCAGGTGGGCACCCGGTGCCAGATGCTGGCACAGCAGCGGCGCCAGCAGCTTCAGCGGTGTGGCCAGGATGTTGGCCAGCACCACCGGATATTCGCCCTTGGCCGCATCCGGCAGCGCCGCATGGATGCTCACCTTGTTCTCCTGTGCGTTCTGCAGCGAGGCCTGCACCGCCGCCGGGTCAATGTCCACCGCATCAATGCCGCGTGCGCCAAACAAGCCGGTGGCAATGGCCAAGATGCCGGAGCCGCATCCATAGTCCAGCACCCGGTCCCAGCCGGCCGCTTCGTCCCCATGGCCTGCAATCCAGCGCAGGCACATCCGAGTGGTCGGATGCGAACCGGTTCCGAAGGCCAGGCCCGGGTCCAGTCGCATCACCTGACGGGCCTGGGCGGGCGCTTCATGCCAGGAGGGCACGATCCAGAAGGTGGGGGTGATTTCCACCGGCGCAAACTGCGATTGGGTCAGACGCACCCAGTCCTGCTCTTCCACCGCCTGGATGGTTTGCACGTGGACGTCACTCGCCCAGTCCTGCGCCAGCAGCAGGGTGGCCGCTTCCATGGCCTGGGCCTCGGTCTCGAACAAGGCCTTCACCACCGAACGGTCCCAACCGGCCTTGGGGGCCGGCATGCCCGGTTCCCCAAAGAGGGCGTTTTCGATGGGGGTGTCCGCGTCGGCATCTTCCACCGACACGGCCAGGGACTCGATCTCCATCAGCGCGTCGCTGACGGTTTCTACGTCCTCTTCGCGGCAGATCAGGATCAGTTCGTGCAACTTGGCGTCGCTCGTGCTCATGGTGGCTCCAGAAAGCGTGAAGCCCCCAAGGCGGCCACATCGGGCCAGCGCTTGAGGGCGGGGACGCCCGCAGGCGTCGATCAACAGTGACAGGGGTTCGTCAGAACTTCAGCGCATCAGCGCTTGTGCTGGCTCATCCACGATTCTAGATAGTGGATGTCGGTGCCGCCTTCGATGAACTTGGCATCGGCCATCAGCTCGCGGTGCAGCGGGATGTTGGTCTGGATGCCTTCGACCACCGTTTCCGACAGCGCAATCCGCATGCGAGCCAGGGCCTGCTCGCGGGTGTCGCCGTGCACGATGATCTTGCCGATCATCGAGTCGTAGTTGGGCGGCACGAAGTAGTTGGTGTAGGCATGGGAATCCACCCGAACGCCAGGACCACCCGGCGGATGCCACATCGTGATGCGGCCGGGCGACGGGATGAACTTCACCGGGTCTTCGGCATTGATGCGGCATTCGATGGAATGGCCGCGCATCGTGATGTTGCGCTGGGTGAAGGGCAGCTTTTCACCCGCAGCGATGCGGATCTGCATCTGCACGATGTCGATGCCGG
This genomic window contains:
- a CDS encoding ribonucleotide-diphosphate reductase subunit beta is translated as MLVWEEDRKPSSSAPASGASIHAATMSTMDAARQSVASNVPSSAGTAASTDSTQASTRRVNVADKRIINGQTDVNQLVPFKYKWAWEKYLATCANHWMPQEVNMSRDIALWKDPNGLTEDERRIIKRNLGFFVTADSLAANNIVLGTYRHITAPEARQFLLRQAFEEAIHTHAYQYIVESLGLDESEIFNAYHEVKSIRDKDEFLIPFIDAIMDPNFVTGTLEADQTLLKSLIVFACLMEGLFFYVGFTQILALGRQNKMTGAAEQYQYILRDESMHCNFGIDLINQIKLENPHLWTPEFRADIKQLFEEAVELEYRYAEDTMPRGVLGLNAAMFKGYLRYIANRRATQIGLEALFPNEENPFPWMSEMIDLKKERNFFETRVIEYQSGGALSWD
- a CDS encoding histone encodes the protein MATAKKAAPAKKAAPAKKAAAKKAAPAAKKAAPAKKAAPAAKKAAPAKKAAPAAKKAAPAKKAAAAKKAAPAKKAAAAKKAAPAAKKVVAKKAAPAKKAAAPKKAAPAKKAAAPAKKASAAKKPPIKAVAKAAKPAAKPAAKPAAKKATAAKPAAKASKPAAKPAAKKASAKKAAAKPAAAPAPAAAAKPAAAPAPAAKTALSPQAAWPFPTGNKP
- a CDS encoding ribonucleoside-diphosphate reductase subunit alpha, whose amino-acid sequence is MQTVAVTPTAEAGLAQTPRESAPIAAGSYQAYQIIRRNGAVVHFEPSKVAVAMMKAFLAVHGTSGAASASVRETVDALTEAVVRALVRSRPGGGTFHIEDVQDHVELALMRGGHHEVARAYVLYRERRSLERKHQSEVQQAAVLESGISVTENGARVPLDLNKLSALIVSSCEGLGDDVKPEPILAETKRNLYDGVPMDEVHKAAILAARTLIEKDPGYTRATARLLLHTIRKEILGEEVTQAEMASRYADYFPSFIKKGVQAELLDERLQQYDLARLGAALKAERDFQFDYLGLQTLFDRYFLHVDGTRIEMPQAFFMRVAMGLALNEIDREARAIEFYEVLSSFDFMSSTPTLFNSGTRRSQLSSCYLTTVADDLDGIYEALKENALLSKFAGGLGNDWTPVRALGSHIKGTNGKSQGVVPFLKVVNDTAVAVNQGGKRKGAVCAYLETWHLDIEEFLELRKNTGDDRRRTHDMNTANWIPDLFMKRVIEGGDWTLFSPSTCPDLHDLFGQAFETAYVAYEAKADRGEIKLFKRMQARDLWRKMLTMLFETGHPWITFKDACNVRSPQQHVGVVHSSNLCTEITLNTNDNEIAVCNLGSVNLAQHLKDGEIDQVKLKKTVSTAMRMLDNVIDINYYAVKKARDSNLRHRPVGLGIMGFQDALYQLRVPYASQAAVEFADRSMEAVCYHAYWASTDLAAERGRYSSYRGSLWDRGILPIDSLNLLAEARGGYVDVDRSATLDWDSLRAKIARDGMRNSNCVAIAPTATISNIIGVDASIEPCFGNLSVKSNLSGEFTVVNECLVRDLKKLGLWDDVMVMDLKHFDGSLRRIDRVPDELKQLYATAFEVDTVWLVEAAARRQKWIDQAQSLNIYMAGASGKRLDETYKLAWQRGLKTTYYLRTMGATHAEKSTVQNAGQLNSVSSSVGGLHAAPVAAAMAPVAVAAVETSVSPLIDTNTPATDVKFCAIDDPGCEACQ